The Carnobacterium divergens genome includes a window with the following:
- a CDS encoding glycosyltransferase, giving the protein MQLIIHFISSLIVGIFFFYIILMIIMPVHKEPARKKKVKKLYYVFLIPCLNEEKVIKRTIYNLLKLRYKRMMIIPIDDASDDRTAKIIEGIKDKRVRLLKRKKPNAQKGKGAALNDAYKRVLKEAKALNMEKEVVIAIVDGDGRLGMNVLREANRAFSNKAVCAAQCRVRIINTQHILPFLQDVEFFTMISDIQNVRSYIQSVGLGGNGQFTRLTALKALGKEPWGDSLLEDYDMTLRLLLRNGKISYLSNGTVYQQGLSSVKKLIYQRSRWVQGNIQCLKYLKKVKKSTRLKKEAKLDIYYFLAQPFINLIGSIIFLISWIWITLSFIQLTKFCIEGTSSWISLFLYLGLLILITSLPGFVFTIRHYFNTTHIRAQKGNTFIECFFAGFAMTVYNIITIPSVWIAFKRHLLGENSWLKTERE; this is encoded by the coding sequence ATGCAATTAATCATTCATTTCATATCATCACTTATAGTAGGTATTTTTTTCTTTTATATTATTTTAATGATAATCATGCCTGTGCATAAAGAACCTGCGAGAAAGAAAAAGGTTAAGAAGCTCTATTATGTCTTTTTGATACCGTGCTTAAATGAAGAGAAAGTTATTAAGCGAACTATTTATAATTTGTTAAAATTACGCTATAAAAGAATGATGATTATCCCTATCGATGACGCCTCTGATGATCGAACAGCTAAAATAATTGAAGGTATTAAAGATAAGCGAGTTCGTCTTTTAAAAAGAAAAAAACCTAATGCACAAAAAGGAAAAGGTGCGGCATTAAATGATGCCTACAAGAGAGTATTAAAAGAAGCCAAAGCCTTAAATATGGAAAAAGAAGTAGTAATTGCTATTGTTGATGGCGATGGAAGATTAGGAATGAATGTACTTAGAGAAGCGAATCGAGCATTTTCTAATAAGGCAGTTTGTGCTGCGCAATGTCGAGTGCGCATTATCAATACTCAACACATTCTTCCTTTTTTACAAGATGTTGAATTTTTCACGATGATTTCAGATATTCAAAATGTTAGAAGCTATATTCAAAGTGTTGGGCTAGGAGGAAATGGACAGTTTACAAGGTTAACAGCTTTAAAAGCACTAGGAAAAGAACCGTGGGGAGATAGCCTACTAGAAGATTATGATATGACCTTGAGGCTATTGCTACGAAATGGAAAAATTAGTTACTTATCGAATGGAACGGTCTATCAACAAGGTCTTTCTTCAGTTAAAAAGCTGATCTATCAACGGAGTCGTTGGGTACAAGGAAATATTCAGTGTTTGAAATATCTTAAAAAAGTAAAAAAATCAACACGATTAAAAAAAGAGGCGAAGTTAGATATCTATTACTTTTTGGCTCAACCATTTATTAATTTAATCGGCAGTATTATCTTTCTTATATCATGGATATGGATTACGCTATCTTTCATTCAATTAACTAAATTTTGCATTGAGGGAACGTCCAGTTGGATAAGTTTATTTCTTTATCTAGGTCTTTTGATTTTAATTACATCATTACCAGGATTTGTATTTACAATACGTCATTACTTTAATACAACTCATATTCGAGCACAAAAAGGCAATACTTTTATAGAATGTTTTTTTGCAGGATTTGCAATGACAGTATACAACATTATTACAATACCTAGCGTTTGGATTGCGTTTAAACGACATTTATTAGGTGAAAACAGCTGGTTGAAAACAGAAAGAGAATAA
- a CDS encoding carbonic anhydrase family protein: protein MKKKVLFTSIVVTLLVLVGCGNTNEATKSKEKVEESVLDWSYKGEKGPDNWEKLNKKYKLKSTKEQSPIDISKEAKVEALASEAIHFQPGYFELLRQDQQLTLTPMPVEGKENILTFNEEDYLLTAINLHVPSEHKIQGKQYDGELQLKFESKEKKNLIMAVMLEEGEKNYALDQVSNEMTKLKNNKKVTTKEPISTLALIPQEREYIAYQGSFTAPPTTEGVQWLVMKKAITLEKSQLKELTKVLKDNVRPIQKQKAN, encoded by the coding sequence ATGAAGAAGAAGGTTTTATTTACATCGATTGTCGTAACATTGTTAGTTTTAGTAGGTTGTGGAAATACCAATGAAGCCACTAAATCAAAAGAAAAGGTAGAAGAAAGTGTTTTAGATTGGTCTTACAAAGGTGAAAAAGGACCGGATAATTGGGAAAAGTTAAATAAAAAATACAAACTAAAATCAACAAAGGAACAATCACCAATTGATATCTCAAAAGAGGCTAAAGTAGAGGCACTTGCGTCAGAAGCGATTCATTTTCAACCGGGATACTTTGAATTATTACGTCAAGATCAACAATTAACACTAACGCCAATGCCTGTTGAAGGAAAAGAAAATATTCTTACATTCAACGAAGAAGATTATTTGTTAACTGCAATCAATCTACATGTTCCTAGCGAGCATAAAATACAAGGAAAGCAATACGATGGCGAGTTACAACTAAAATTTGAAAGCAAAGAAAAAAAGAATTTAATTATGGCAGTGATGCTTGAAGAAGGCGAAAAAAATTATGCCTTGGATCAAGTTAGCAACGAAATGACTAAATTAAAAAATAATAAAAAAGTTACAACAAAAGAACCTATAAGTACACTAGCTTTGATTCCACAAGAGAGAGAGTATATCGCCTACCAAGGTTCTTTCACAGCACCACCAACTACTGAAGGTGTTCAATGGTTAGTCATGAAGAAAGCAATTACATTAGAAAAAAGTCAACTAAAAGAGTTGACAAAAGTATTAAAAGATAACGTTCGCCCAATTCAAAAACAAAAAGCAAACTAA